The genomic region TCTACAAGAGTAAAGCAATTGGAAAAACTGAGAGTTGATATTATTGGTTTGCATATACCGATTGATGAACAAATGAAAGGCAAAATTAATTTTGGGTTTCTGAAGGACGTACGTAAAATAACGTCTTTACCTGTAGCAGTTGCCGGAGGAATTAACAGCGCAAATATTGCAGAGGCTGTACGTGCCGGAGCGGATATCCTTATAGTAGGCGGGGCAATTACGAAATCCGCGTGTCCTGCTGACGAAGTAAAAAAATTATTGAAAGCTATACGTACAAAAACTAGTGTAAAAAATGTGTATTACCAGAGAGCGGGATTGGATAATGTTCGGGAAGTATTAAATGTAGTATCCGCTGCTAATGTTTCTGATGCGATGCATCGCGCACCGGCACTCACAGGGGTATATCCTTTGGTTAAAGGTACTAAACTTGTCGGTCCTGTGGTTACAGTCAGTACGTTACCGGGAGATTGGGCAAAACCCGTACAGGCAATTGATCTGGCAAATGAAGGGGATGTTTTAGTGGTCGATACCGGCGGTGTTGGTCCTGCAGTCTGGGGAGAATTGGCAACTCAAAGTGCTGTTACCCGTAAACTCGCAGGTGTTATTGTGCACGGAGCGGTGAGGGATACTATGGATATTGTTAAAATTAAACTTCCAATATTTACGAAAACTGTGCAGCCAAATGCAGGAGAACCAAAAGGGTATGGAGAGATTAACGTTCCGTTGATAATTGGCGGAATAAAGGTTTCTCCCGGGGATTGGGTTATAGGTGATGATGACGGGGTGATTGTATTGCCAAAAAATGATGTCGTTGAGATTGCAAACCGCGCAATGAATGTTTTGGAACACGAAAACCGTTTACGGAAAGAAATTAAGGATGGGAGTACGCTAGCTAAAGTTACTAATTTACTTAAATGGGAGAAAAAATAATGGCTAAAAACCAAAATATGCAAAAAGAATTAACAGATAAACAGGGAAGCAGCATAACAGAAGTACCCGGGACAGCATTGGAAATATTTAAAGCAAATTTTCCTTGGATAATAGTACTGGTTGTGTTTTTTGTAATGGCAGTATCTGTGTACGTCCTATACACAAATCAGAAGTAACGGCAGTTGTTTAATTTTGATAAAGGATAGGTTACCATGAAAACTATCGCACAGTATTTTGTAGTGTTTGCGGCAATAGTCTTCAGTATAGCGTCAATCATGCTGGGATTGAAGTATGCCAAACTTAAGAATGAATATAATGTTCTTCTTAACGATGCTGTTGTCGTACAACAAAATGCTGTAGTTCTAAGTACGGGTACAACAAATGTCCCGCTGGATGAATTAGAGAAAGTTAAGAATATGTTTATCCAGAAAGATCTGGAATGTAAAGAACTGAAACAACAATTGAACGAATTGGAATTACTAGGAAAGAATCGTGCGGAAGATGAGGTACGCAGTAAACTTCTTGCAGAAAAGGATATGTTGTTATCAACAAAATCGGTTAAATTGAAAGAAAAAGAGTCTATCCTTCAGAAAAAAGAAGATGAACTTATCAAGAAAGAAATGGACTTGCGGTTGTACGAAAATAAAGTTAAGTCCATACAGTGATTAATAATATGGCAACAGTGTACAAAAAAAAAGCGTTGCGGTCATTGTATCGATGCCTGGCGGTTATATTACTTCTGTGTATATACAGCAATTCAGCTTCAGCAAAAGATATTACTAACCAGTATCTTAGGTTGAAAGTTAATAGCGAGAACGGTAGGTTTGTGGTATCCACAACACAAGGTGATCCTTTAATAAAAACGGATGATAATAAAAAACTGCTATTTGAACGGTTTGGTGAAGTTACTTCTTATTCTACACTGAAACTTGATGGGAAAAATGTTGTATTTGGTAACACTAACGGCAGTATTATTAGACAGACAAGTTCGCAAAAACGTATGGAGTTCGCCTGGGGTTATGAGGACCTTAATATTACTCAAACACTAACGTTAGTTGAAGGTATTACCACAGGCAGAGAGGATAGTGTTAGAGTAGAATATGTTGTGTATAACAGTGGTAGTAAATCACATACTGTTGGGATGAGAATCCTGCTTGATACAATGCTTGGGAGTAATGACGGAACGCCGTTCTCTGTTCCAGGCTACGGTGCGGTTACTACTGATACTGAATTCACGGGTGAAAGTGTTCCGACTTATTGGTACGCGTTTGATAATATACGTACACCGGCAGTATGTAGCCTCGCAACTGTTAAAATCTATGAATATAAATCTCCGGACCGAATAGTTTTTTCTAATTGGAACCGTATGTACGATTCTTACTGGGATGTAAAGTTACTGAAGGGTAGAGGGTTTAGTCCAAACGCATTAGCTACTCCTGACAGCGGAGTAGCAGTGTTTTGGGAACCCGTTAAAGTTGATTCTTATAAAAGCGTTAAGTACGCGATTTGTTATGGGTTGCACAAACCTGCAATGAATATCGGTGATGCTTTTAATATTGCCGTTAGTTGTCCGTTAAAAATATATTCCGCACAGCAGTTTACGCTTGTATGCGACGTTGAGAACGCAACGGATGATGGGTTATTGCGTAATGTCATAGCTACAATGGAAGTTTTACCTGATAAGAGTTTGGACCTGCAAAAAGGTTCTGTAAAACAGATGATTGATGATTTAAGCGCTCGTGAGGCTGCAAAGGTTAACTGGTTATTCCAGCCATCAGCGTTATATACAGGACAGGTGAATATTAGGATAACTTTTTCGGGTGAATTACATTCACCGGAAGGTGTGAAACAAAAAAGTGTGGTAGTAGAAAAGGATTTAATGGTGATTCCTCAGTACGCCACAAAAACGGATAGCATATCTACTATAAATGAAGAGTTACTGAAGGCTAATCAGGACCTCGCAGGATTGAACCTGCGGCTTGACCGTATTGATGTGGATTTGAAGCATTAAGAGTTAATATATATTTTTATGAAAACAAAAAATGTTATCACTACCGGTATTGGTAGTTTGCCACATACGGATCCTGTCCGTGCGGCGGAGATTGTGGTTAACGGTTTTGATATACCTTTTCTGTTGCAGTTGCCAAAACGTAATTTCCGGGAGAGTATGTATATTCAATATTCCGAAGGGTTGCCCGGGGTGATACTTAATCAGGAAAAACAGGTTGTTTATGTGGATATGTCAAAAGAAAATCTGCCGGAGGAATACGAACGGTTTTATCAAGCAGTTATTGATAATGATATTGATAAGTTTTGTATATCACAAGATTATGCTGCGGGGATATATTCTGTAATTGATGTTTTAAAACTTTATAGTAATAAGAAGTTTCATAAAATTAAAGTGCAAGTGACAGGGCCTGTATCATTTGGGCTTACGGTCACGGATGAAACCGGTAAGTCTATACTTCATAACGAACAGTATTCAGATGTTCTGGTTAAAGGGTTGTTGATGAAAGCTCTGTGGCAGGTGGGATTTGTCCGTAAGAATATGCCTGACTCAAGGATTCTTGCATTTATTGATGAACCGTATCTGTCAGCCTTTGGTTCCGCGTATGTTCCGGTCTCGAGGGAGGTTGTGGTTAAGTGTATCAACGAAATCGCGGACGCGTTGCACAAGATCGATGTTGAGGTGGGGATACATTGCTGTGGAAATACTGATTGGTCAATCCTGATGGACACATCAATAGATGTGCTTAGTTTTGATGCTTATAATTATTTTGAAACTTTGTTATTATATAAAAGCAAACTGGCAGAGTTTATTACTTCCGGAAGGAAGCTGGCATGGGGTATTGTGCCGAGCAATAACGATGTTATTGCTGATGCTGTAGTTGAGCTTAAGCAAAGGATCAACCACGGGATTGAAGTATTAGCAAGTAAAGGAATTGATAAAGATATTATAATGGAAAATATAATCATAACACCGAGTTGCGGGCTTGGGTCACTGGAACCGGTGAGATCAGAAAATATTGTTAACTTAATTAATGAATTGAAGATTGAATTACAAAAGTGAATGCTTTCTTCAAATGCTTCAGGAAAGGTGAGTGATTGGTAATGACAGAGAATACTGATAAAAAAAATGTTGCGAGATTACAGGATCATCTAAAATACGGTACGCCAAATACGCGGTGGACCGCTGTGCGGGAACTTCTGGAGATTGGTGATGAAGAGGTTGTTATTATCCTGAAGGAAGCGTTGTCGGATGATGATCTTAATGTAAGGTGGGAGGCGGCGGTTGCGTTGGCGGAGCTGGGATGTAAGGAATCAGTTCCGATATTATTAAAAGCACTAGAGGATAAGAGAGTAAGCAACCGATGGGTCGCTGCGGAGAAGCTTGCAATGGTGGCGGATGAGTCTATCATACCAAAACTATTGTTATTACTAAAAAACCCTGACCCTACAATCCGGCAGGTTGTAATCAAAGTATTGGGTGAAATGAAAATGAATATCATCGTTCCGAGTATAAAAGAAATGTTGGAAGACACGGATTTTGATGTGCGCTGGGAAGCGGCATATGTATTGAAAGACCTAGGTGATGATTCTGGTATTAAAGTTTTCCGCGAAGGATTGAGGCACGAGAATCCGTTAATGCGGCTGCAATCTATCTGGTCCTTAAGCGAGTTCAGGGATAAAAGTGTTATTGCTGCGTTTGAATATATCGCGGCAAATGATCCTAAAACTGAAATCCGTGAAGAAGCGCAGGAAGCGCTGAAAAAGTTTAAGAAATAATATTTTATTTGGTGGAGGTGAAGGGATTTGAACCCTCGGCCTCATCGTTGCGAACGATGCGCTCTCCCAGCTGAGCTACACCCCCATGTATTGTATGATTCAAGATTATATTAAATGTGTTTATTGAAAGCAAATACATTCCATTTCTCTAGTTTGATAATTTACCTCTGAATTTAGTAAAATACATTTTATAAGAGTGCGGTATAATAAATAATTGAATTGAGAGCGGTTGTGCAGTGAAAAAAAACAATATAAGTGTAAGTATCCTTCCTGTAAATGTGTTAAAAGGGGAGATAGTTGCGTCATCGTCAAAGTCGTATACGCATCGGGCAGTGATAACGTCTATTTTTACAAAAAAAACTATAATTATTAATCCTCTTAAATGTGATGATACTGCAGCTACTCTTAATGTTATCAGGCAGTTAAACAAAAATGTTGAGATTAATGGCAATAAAATTACTATTTGGGATAAAAACTGTAAAGTTGACAAATCGTTATCCGGTATAAAGCATATCAATGTTGGGGAATCAGGGACATTATTAAGAATATTATTGTCAATCCTCTGTGCCAGAAACGGTAAATATATGATCAACGGCGAAGGGAGTTTGCGTACACGGCCTAATACCGCAGTTGTAAATGCATTGAGTCAGATTGGGGCGGATATACAAGGTACGGGTAGAAAACAAACTGTTCCTTTTCGGGTCATCGGTACCCCATCCTTGATGCACGGGATAATTGAAATCAGCGGCGCG from Elusimicrobiota bacterium harbors:
- the hxlA gene encoding 3-hexulose-6-phosphate synthase, which translates into the protein MGHSIIQVALDFVDTHRALKLAEEIDGAGIDWLEAGTPLIKSAGLDIIRALHKKFPQKCIVADLKIMDVGRIEVEMAVKAGAGVVTVLGCASDETIKESVNAGRNYGAKVMADMIEVKDISTRVKQLEKLRVDIIGLHIPIDEQMKGKINFGFLKDVRKITSLPVAVAGGINSANIAEAVRAGADILIVGGAITKSACPADEVKKLLKAIRTKTSVKNVYYQRAGLDNVREVLNVVSAANVSDAMHRAPALTGVYPLVKGTKLVGPVVTVSTLPGDWAKPVQAIDLANEGDVLVVDTGGVGPAVWGELATQSAVTRKLAGVIVHGAVRDTMDIVKIKLPIFTKTVQPNAGEPKGYGEINVPLIIGGIKVSPGDWVIGDDDGVIVLPKNDVVEIANRAMNVLEHENRLRKEIKDGSTLAKVTNLLKWEKK
- a CDS encoding methionine synthase, yielding MKTKNVITTGIGSLPHTDPVRAAEIVVNGFDIPFLLQLPKRNFRESMYIQYSEGLPGVILNQEKQVVYVDMSKENLPEEYERFYQAVIDNDIDKFCISQDYAAGIYSVIDVLKLYSNKKFHKIKVQVTGPVSFGLTVTDETGKSILHNEQYSDVLVKGLLMKALWQVGFVRKNMPDSRILAFIDEPYLSAFGSAYVPVSREVVVKCINEIADALHKIDVEVGIHCCGNTDWSILMDTSIDVLSFDAYNYFETLLLYKSKLAEFITSGRKLAWGIVPSNNDVIADAVVELKQRINHGIEVLASKGIDKDIIMENIIITPSCGLGSLEPVRSENIVNLINELKIELQK
- a CDS encoding HEAT repeat domain-containing protein, producing the protein MTENTDKKNVARLQDHLKYGTPNTRWTAVRELLEIGDEEVVIILKEALSDDDLNVRWEAAVALAELGCKESVPILLKALEDKRVSNRWVAAEKLAMVADESIIPKLLLLLKNPDPTIRQVVIKVLGEMKMNIIVPSIKEMLEDTDFDVRWEAAYVLKDLGDDSGIKVFREGLRHENPLMRLQSIWSLSEFRDKSVIAAFEYIAANDPKTEIREEAQEALKKFKK